Proteins encoded together in one Pongo abelii isolate AG06213 chromosome 8, NHGRI_mPonAbe1-v2.0_pri, whole genome shotgun sequence window:
- the ANKRD22 gene encoding ankyrin repeat domain-containing protein 22: MGILYSEPICQAAYQNDFGQVWQWVKEDSSYANVQDGFNGDTPLICACRRGHVRIVSFLLRRNANVNLKNQKERTCLHYAVKKKFTFIDYLLIILLMPVLLIGYFLMVSKTKQNEALVRMLLDAGVEVNATDCYGCTALHYACEMKNQSLIPLLLEARADPTIKNKHGESSLDIARRLKFSQIELMLRKAL, from the exons CCCATCTGCCAAGCAGCCTATCAGAATGACTTTGGACAAGTGTGGCAGTGGGTGAAAGAAGACAGCAGCTATGCTAATGTTCAAGATGGCTTTAATGGAGACACGCCCCTGATCTGTGCTTGCAGGCGAGGGCATGTGAGAATCGTTTCCTTCCTTCTAAGAAGAAATGCTAATGTCAACCTCAAAAACCAG aaaGAGAGAACCTGCTTGCATTATGCTGTGAAGAAAAAATTTACCTTCATTGATTATCTACTAATTATCCTCTTAATGCCTGTTCTGCTTATTGGGTATTTCCTCATG GTATCAAAGACAAAGCAGAATGAGGCTCTTGTACGAATGCTACTTGATGCTGGCGTCGAAGTTAATGCTACAGATTGt TATGGCTGTACCGCATTACATTATGCCTGTGAAATGAAAAACCAGTCTCTTATCCCTCTGCTCTTGGAAGCCCGTGCAGACCCCACAATAAAGAATAAG CATGGTGAGAGCTCACTGGATATTGCACGGAGATTAAAATTTTCCCAGATTGAATTAATGCTAAGGAAAGCATTGTAA